From the Ciona intestinalis chromosome 2, KH, whole genome shotgun sequence genome, one window contains:
- the LOC100179042 gene encoding ADP-ribosylation factor-like protein 2-binding protein, with protein sequence MAMWGSEMEGVVCGSEDEQRFDEIIGSIQDVLISDEFLNLQQDFMDKYYHVFEDTEENKFIYTDIFQEYNSIFEKYLEMRLTNKLPWFSMEKFAASLTAHKHEICDEIFETLTSFTDFMTFKEMFVDYRAEKDGRNDDLMQGLVVQSLVPTTISVALSST encoded by the coding sequence ATGGCAATGTGGGGATCCGAGATGGAAGGAGTAGTTTGTGGAAGTGAAGATGAACAAAGATTTGATGAAATAATTGGAAGTATACAAGATGTTCTTATAAGTGATGAATTCCTCAATTTACAACAAGATTTTATGGATAAATATTACCATGTATTTGAAGATAcggaagaaaataaatttatttacactgATATTTTCCAAGAATATAACTCTATATTTGAGAAATACCTTGAAATGAGACTCACCAATAAACTACCCTGGTTTTCTATGGAAAAGTTTGCTGCATCTCTGACTGCCCATAAGCATGAAATCTGTgatgaaatatttgaaacactAACCAGTTTCACTGATTTTatgacattcaaagaaatgttTGTGGATTATCGAGCTGAAAAAGATGGAAGAAATGATGATTTGATGCAGGGTTTGGTTGTACAATCACTTGTACCCACCACAATCTCTGTTGCGCTTTCCTCAACGTAG
- the LOC100178274 gene encoding protein CASP codes for MSVNITSMLQFWRTFGLTQLQRELDHTATELATRQDNSDVSRRKLVEQMKTFKRVSTEEIRKSVAPLLKSFQLEIDSLTKRSKSCETDFLTLYKKLIELPDPVAALEQAESFQRKNQRLNDIETENTKLRETLAEYNKEFAEVKNQEVTIKNLRERIKELERDSSSRTQKVIEEKHEALKKEFAEREKVLHDTQFQAATKLSEAEQKVSMLQSALDESQSELFNLKTKYDEENAAKQAEAELILSDLDRANQMYELSCKEVETLKDQLQEQSNTKAVSVSTIDQSIEVLSRNSLEAELAMKEKEVSQLVEDIQHMQSSMAKLRESSAEIIVKLEEEQNDKEKECNELKAKLKEQSDYMELKRELHILKSTEFSGGTNDPKTLEMLLLEKNRGLQSENTGLRAENAQLKEFSNTLEQKVALAESTCLETQELNRKLEFDLMMIQAPASVARSDADGSPSPPSGMSGELVADAIKNTTGPVNTDSSLLMIVSSQRERFRQRNNELEADNYNNQQTIQHLQGEVDSIRADNVKLYEKIKYLQSYPTSSSTKVSMEDVTANRYSSQYEETLDPFTSFNRKEKQRKYMNLTPPEKVTLGLGKVILSSKIARNIFFFYMLFMHCLLYIVLYKYAYADDCKRHIAEMCYEKFGPQMMPGNAAVGANVKQ; via the coding sequence atgtcTGTCAATATAACTTCCATGCTTCAATTCTGGAGAACATTTGGACTGACTCAACTTCAAAGAGAATTGGACCACACTGCAACCGAACTTGCAACAAGGCAAGATAATAGCGATGTGTCACGCCGCAAACTTGTTGAGCAAATGAAAACATTCAAAAGAGTTTCCACAGAAGAAATTAGGAAGTCTGTTGCCCCATTGTTGAAAAGCTTTCAGCTTGAAATTGATTCTCTAACGAAAAGAAGCAAGTCTTGTGAAACTGACTTCCTTACGTTGTACAAGAAGTTGATTGAACTGCCTGACCCTGTTGCTGCATTAGAACAAGCTGAATCTTTTCAACGAAAAAATCAAAGATTAAATGATattgaaacagaaaacacaaaacttcGTGAAACACTGGCTGAATATAATAAAGAATTTGCAGAAGTAAAAAACCAAGAAGTCACCATAAAGAACCTTCGTGAAAGAATTAAGGAATTGGAACGCGATTCTTCATCTCGTACACAGAAGGTTATTGAGGAGAAACATGAGGCGCTGAAGAAAGAGTTTGCTGAGCGTGAAAAAGTTTTGCATGATACTCAGTTTCAAGCTGCGACTAAGTTAAGTGAGGCGGAACAAAAAGTTTCGATGTTACAATCTGCTCTTGATGAATCACAGTCAGAATTATTTAATCTTAAAACAAAGTATGATGAGGAAAATGCTGCAAAACAAGCAGAAGCAGAATTGATTCTTTCTGACTTGGATCGTGCAAATCAAATGTATGAGTTGTCATGTAAGGAAGTTGAAACCTTGAAAGATCAGCTGCAAGAACAAAGTAATACAAAAGCTGTTTCCGTTTCTACCATCGACCAATCCATTGAAGTATTGTCAAGGAATAGTCTTGAAGCTGAATTGGCCATGAAAGAGAAAGAAGTTTCGCAACTTGTGGAGGATATCCAACATATGCAGTCTTCCATGGCAAAACTACGAGAGTCATCTGCAGAAATAATTGTTAAGTTGGAAGAAGAACAAAATGACAAAGAAAAGGAATGTAATGAATTGAAAGCAAAGTTGAAAGAACAAAGCGACTACATGGAACTTAAGCGCGAgctgcatattttaaaatcaactgAGTTTTCTGGAGGCACAAATGATCCCAAAACACTTGAGATGCTTTTGCTTGAAAAGAATCGTGGTTTGCAATCTGAAAATACAGGTCTAAGAGCTGAGAATGCTCAGCTAAAAGAATTCTCAAACACGCTTGAACAAAAGGTTGCCCTGGCAGAATCAACATGCCTCGAGACTCAGGAGTTGAATAGGAAATTGGAGTTTGATCTGATGATGATTCAAGCTCCTGCATCTGTTGCTCGTTCTGATGCGGATGGCTCTCCATCACCACCTAGTGGCATGTCTGGAGAGCTAGTTGCTGatgcaataaaaaatacgACAGGTCCGGTCAACACTGACAGCTCACTGCTCATGATAGTTTCAAGTCAGCGTGAAAGATTCCGACAACGCAACAACGAGCTTGAAGCTGACAACTATAACAACCAACAAACTATACAGCATCTCCAGGGTGAAGTGGACAGCATCCGTGCGGATAATGTCAAGTTATATGAGAAAATCAAATACCTGCAAAGTTACCCAACTTCCTCCAGCACCAAGGTATCAATGGAAGATGTGACAGCGAATCGATATTCATCTCAATACGAAGAAACATTGGATCCGTTCACATCATTTAATCGAAAGGAGAAGCAAAGAAAATACATGAACCTTACTCCCCCAGAGAAAGTAACACTTGGATTGGGAAAGGTAATTTTGTCAAGCAAAATCGCAAGAAATATCTTTTTCTTCTACATGCTTTTCATGCATTGCCTTCTCTATATTGTGTTGTACAAATACGCATACGCAGATGACTGTAAACGTCACATTGCTGAGATGTGTTATGAAAAATTTGGTCCCCAGATGATGCCAGGTAATGCTGCAGTAGGGGCTAATGTTAAACAGTGA
- the LOC100182996 gene encoding myeloid leukemia factor 1-like, which produces MFRNMFKEFEEDPFFNEFSTRFPKHDDFGFRFAIEDDKRDHRRRSKANDEVMDPFQGMFRHMNKAIEEMHSGMEKMKNDPNVHMYSSCSTMSYMNDGKSKPKIYQAASSTRQAPGAIKETHRAVRDSETGVEKMAVGQHIGPRGRIVEKRKQKGGQVEEERKFLDMEEKDTSDFEREWKLKTGKLFPSSRGNEVENGMKGKFHRGVEGRSVARPAGPNKNGRNRH; this is translated from the coding sequence ATGTTTCGTAACATGTTCAAAGAATTTGAAGAAGACCCGTTTTTCAATGAATTTTCTACAAGATTTCCAAAACACGATGATTTCGGATTCCGATTTGCGATAGAAGATGATAAACGCGATCATCGACGTAGGTCCAAAGCTAATGATGAAGTCATGGATCCCTTCCAAGGGATGTTTCGGCACATGAATAAAGCCATTGAAGAAATGCATTCTGGGatggaaaaaatgaaaaatgatCCAAACGTTCATATGTATTCTTCGTGCTCAACAATGTCTTACATGAATGATGGTAAGTCCAAGCCAAAAATATACCAAGCTGCATCATCTACTCGCCAAGCACCAGGCGCCATTAAAGAAACGCACCGTGCTGTCCGTGATAGTGAAACTGGGGTTGAAAAAATGGCGGTTGGTCAACACATCGGGCCGAGAGGAAGAATTGTTGAAAAGCGGAAACAGAAAGGAGGACAGGTTGAAGAGGAACGCAAGTTTCTTGACATGGAGGAAAAAGATACAAGTGACTTTGAAAGAGAGTGGAAATTGAAAACTGGCAAGTTGTTTCCATCTAGTCGTGGTAATGAGGTTGAGAATGGCATGAAAGGAAAGTTTCATCGTGGGGTTGAGGGAAGGAGTGTGGCTCGACCTGCTGGTCCAAATAAAAATGGAAGAAACCGACATTAA
- the LOC100175965 gene encoding 39S ribosomal protein L3, mitochondrial-like: MFYPRLQSFIRCSEQNCVLKKHYHGNKKYMALRTKRGAGQPKNVFASVPTLHALKRGEQYAVRYTDKYGVRSDKFVPKGKLPAPRWHWDYDLTDENKSFLKEISNDGNIEMLQQARQSPLKDSDWPVLPWQPGSKRCGAVGIKLGVHPIWFKDGTYANCTLIQIQDCHVIKYFSKEEYNTKTAAVIIGGKNASPFYKNEKYHEFCREAGVPVKAKCFRFLISENAALKPGTEITAMHFKPGQFVDCTAQSIGYGFQGVIQRWHFAGGHARKDKKWMRRPGSIGGSQIGWVMKGKKMAGQLGGTNEITRGLKVLRINTRYNVLYVKGRIAGHINQFVKIADSSLYKYQPQSEEEKDKLIGPFPRYIPEFSDEELPEELYDDNVLSLNSLPIVS, from the exons ATGTTTTATCCGAGGTTGCAATCGTTTATACGGTGTTCGGAACAAAATTGCGTATTAAAGAAACATTATCATGGAAATAAGAAGTATATGGCATTAAG GACAAAACGTGGAGCTGGACAACCAAAGAATGTTTTTGCTTCTGTGCCAACGCTTCATGCCTTGAAACGAGGAGAACAATATGCTGTTCGGTACACAGATAAATATGGTGTTCGGTCAGATAAATTTGTACCAAAAGGAAAACTACCAGCGCCCCGCTGGCATTGGGATTATGACTTAACCGACGAAAACAAAAGTTTCTTGAAAGAAATTTCAAACGATGGAAATATTGAAATGTTGCAGCAAGCAAGACAATCACCATTAAAAGATTCTGATTGGCCAGTATTACCATGGCAACCTg GATCTAAGAGATGCGGTGCTGTTGGAATTAAACTAGGAGTCCACCCTATTTGGTTTAAAGATGGCACATATGCCAACTGTACTTTAATACAG ATTCAAGACTGCCATGTGATTAAGTATTTTTCTAAAGAGGAATACAACACCAAGACAGCCGCTGTCATCATTGGGGGGAAAAATGCAAGTCCTTTTTAT aaaaatgaaaaatatcatGAGTTTTGTCGTGAGGCTGGAGTGCCAGTTAAAGCAAaatgttttcgttttttgaTATCAGAGAACGCAGCTTTGAAGCCGGGGACTGAAATAACTGCCATGCATTTTAAACCTGGACAGTTTGTTGATTGCACAGCACAAAG CATTGGCTATGGATTCCAAGGTGTGATACAACGCTGGCACTTTGCCGGTGGACATGCAAGAAAAGATAAGAAGTGGATGCGAAGGCCTGGATCAATTGGAGGAAGCCAAATAGGATGGGTGATGAAGGGAAAAAAGATGGCGGGTCAGTTGGGTGGGACGAATGAAATCACAAGAGGACTAAAG GTTTTAAGGATCAACACTCGATATAATGTGTTATATGTGAAAGGAAGAATTGCGGGGCATATTAATCAGTTTGTGAAGATTGCTGACAGCAGCCTGTACAAATATCAACCACAAagtgaagaagaaaaagacaaactaattg GACCATTTCCCCGTTATATACCAGAATTCTCAGATGAAGAACTGCCAGAAGAATTATATGATGATAATGTTTTAAGTCTTAATTCACTTCCTATTGTATCCTAG
- the LOC100181341 gene encoding DNA-directed RNA polymerase II subunit RPB11-a isoform X2 yields MPHQRLKHFFCLTAKKSKISITKDTKVPNAAHFTVNKEDHTLGNILRTQLLKDPKVLFAGYKVPHPLEHKFILRVQTTGDYSPQEAFTNAITDLISEISLLEERFKATVRDRQQGIE; encoded by the exons ATGCCCCACCAGcgtttgaaacatttcttttGTTTGACGGCGAAAAAaagtaa gatttCTATCACTAAAGACACAAAAGTCCCTAATGCAGCACATTTCACAGTAAATAAGGAAGATCACACACTTGGAAACATTTTACGAAC GCAGCTGCTTAAAGACCCTAAAGTTTTGTTCGCTGGATACAAAGTTCCCCACCCCCTTGaacataagtttattttaagagTTCAAACAACTGGTGACTACAGCCCACAAGAAGCCTTCACGAATGCGATTACTGATTTAATCAGTGAAATATCTTTACTGGAGGAGAGGTTTAAAGCAACTGTAAGAGATAGACAGCAAGGAATAGAATGA
- the LOC100181341 gene encoding DNA-directed RNA polymerase II subunit RPB11-a isoform X1, translating into MNAPPAFETFLLFDGEKKISITKDTKVPNAAHFTVNKEDHTLGNILRTQLLKDPKVLFAGYKVPHPLEHKFILRVQTTGDYSPQEAFTNAITDLISEISLLEERFKATVRDRQQGIE; encoded by the exons ATGAATGCCCCACCAGcgtttgaaacatttcttttGTTTGACGGCGAAAAAaa gatttCTATCACTAAAGACACAAAAGTCCCTAATGCAGCACATTTCACAGTAAATAAGGAAGATCACACACTTGGAAACATTTTACGAAC GCAGCTGCTTAAAGACCCTAAAGTTTTGTTCGCTGGATACAAAGTTCCCCACCCCCTTGaacataagtttattttaagagTTCAAACAACTGGTGACTACAGCCCACAAGAAGCCTTCACGAATGCGATTACTGATTTAATCAGTGAAATATCTTTACTGGAGGAGAGGTTTAAAGCAACTGTAAGAGATAGACAGCAAGGAATAGAATGA
- the LOC100186057 gene encoding retinol dehydrogenase 13 isoform X2 — MSVSKGWVTSNVTLEGKTALITGANSGIGKETTRELSKRGAKVIMACRDLANAEEVKKSIIEEFPNAKVEVGKLDLGSLKSVREFAKSVNDNENRLDILINNAGVMCCPQGKTEDGFEMHLGINHIGHFLLTNLLLDLIKKSAPSRIICTASSGYKRGVMKWDDLMCDKEYVPFNVYANSKLANCLFARELSRRLEGTGVTCNLIHPGLVLTNLGRHMYGEGRSIGKRILHAITWPIVLLVFKSPQRGAQSTIFCAVAEELKNTSGKYYK; from the exons ATGTCGGTGTCTAAGGGTTGGGTGACCAGCAATGTTACCTTGGAGGGCAAAACTGCCCTCATCACTGGTGCTAATTCAGGAATTGGAAAAGAAACAACAAGGGAGCTATCAAAGCGAGGTGCAAAAGTTATTATGGCGTGCAGAGATCTTGCAAATGCTGAAGAAGTCAAAAAATCT ATTATTGAAGAATTTCCAAATGCAAAAGTTGAAGTGGGAAAATTAGATTTGGGATCGTTGAAATCTGTGAGAGAATTTGCAAAAAGTGTAAATGACAATGAAAATAGATtggatattttaattaataatgcAG GAGTTATGTGTTGCCCTCAAGGCAAGACTGAGGATGGGTTTGAAATGCACTTGGGTATCAACCACATTGGACACTTTCTCCTTACAAACCTTTTGTTGGATCTAATAAAA AAAAGTGCACCAAGTCGAATAATTTGTACTGCATCTTCTGGGTACAAACGTGGTGTGATGAAATGGGATGATTTAATGTGTGACAAAGAATATGTGCCGTTTAATGTTTATGCCAACAGCAAGCTAGCAAACTGTTTGTTTGCTCGCGAGTTAAGTCGTCGGCTAGAAG GCACAGGCGTCACCTGTAATTTGATTCATCCTGGTTTAGTTCTTACCAACCTTGGTAGGCATATGTATGGGGAAGGTCGATCAATTGGTAAACGTATCTTACATGCAATAACGTGGCCAATTGTGTTGTTGGTGTTCAAATCTCCACAGCGAGGAGCACAAAGCACAATATTTTGTGCAGTTGCTGAAGAATTGAAAAATACAAGTGGAAAATATTACAAGTAA
- the LOC100180644 gene encoding uncharacterized protein LOC100180644, translating into MKSKRAIINLNEDEEVEDDAMFDEEEARMKAAQLEREIEEQNKFDCLCDGVNNCLSMVDSSFSELLDLKDELLQHELPPSLLVAITLVTGKMFRSITDLHTPIQELTRLVNIYSIPWEQRSEALKKLHTDYESKQRQLNIAIRRLQLIDAHTRRLDMEKRIMNWEKAFAKVTSSKTHGRRWKFLIEAFKKKLKDGVNLHELEVELSDDESELDQDEPEHIVDDGVSEKQRFMLSVITASPPADDDGTPQAGSDIESEADGIPSEISDSTGNVDDGSPDVKQRKRGVSFGPESDEPEIREVIREVVVKPPSEDKSVWTHEPEFDQHLVVRIFRPVELKDDEGLDLSCNVSFGGINKKTPTLASSSAHHTPQTMEQVVQAEEAEVELKSQGKLGGKSGRRKSIGFAKTPSSPAVPSSPSKVAAKPSSILKKVKVDDEPSDALNINRSKYQEVMFDVGDKTDALRISVHQGEQAKMIAMATITWDEIQEKKFRIKMDEDNSSSQHKEKTTNNETGKTESDERDELTFEDRLANDELSMLPLQGIKLGIGGHSHGVLGQLPVLCYWVMNEKMRYSDVQVNTDGIRELVQDVTGVDMNEITKDELVKMLSKEYNDVCTSAMSFVSSSSHKSGFIPVEEIEVIREQHDLELKNIQDEYEVKVQQLLVEVERLQTSQTQMFVQPAIDGESRYETKDKVDHKHQKLPGIPRPPSPEGRPHSPSSHWRAPKIPQLPDWGANLPKNVWVRMRLLTEEMIIKRQQLDARIRSRIASNIEKKLASQYKLQRSEKNFHGPLQDVSLPALFMPSKGGNVYNPRAHQYFHPTGTSGELRLTQPPSIFQLPPLPEKAKLSVVNLFELSKNFQHPATADWLTRIASAPSRGSRATTAGSRITPHTPAPTANIQPSDVC; encoded by the exons atgaaatcAAAGCGAGCGATAATTAACTTGAATGAAGATGAAGAAGTGGAAGATGATGCGATGTTTGATGAAGAAGAAGCAAGAATGAAAGCTGCACAGTTGGAGAGAGAGATTGAagagcaaaataaatttgattgtCTTTGCGACG gTGTGAATAATTGTTTGTCAATGGTGGATAGTTCATTCAGTGAATTACTTGATTTGAAAGATGAATTATTACAACATGAGTTGCCACCGAGTTTGCTTGTTGCGATCACGCTTGTGACTGGTAAAATGTTCAGAAG TATCACTGACCTTCATACACCTATACAAGAATTGACAAGACTCGTCAATATATATTCCATACCATGGGAACAAAGAAGTGAAGCCTTAAAAAAACTACACACTG attATGAAAGCAAGCAACGGCAACTTAATATTGCAATTCGTCGTCTGCAACTAATTGACGCACACACCAGAAGACTGGACATGGAAAAACGAATAATGAACTGGGAGAAAGCATTtgcaaaa GTGACAAGTTCAAAGACTCATGGAAGAAGAtggaaatttttaattgaagCATTTAAAAAGAAGCTAAAAGATGG AGTAAATCTACATGAACTCGAAGTTGAACTAAGTGATGATGAATCAGAATTAGATCAAG ATGAACCAGAACACATCGTTGATGATGGTGTGTCAGAGAAGCAGAGGTTTATGTTGTCTGTTATAACTGCATCACCACCTGCTGATGATGATG GAACACCACAAGCTGGTTCAGATATTGAAAGTGAAGCAGACGGGATTCCATCAGAAATATCGGATAGTACCGGAAACGTAGACGATGGGAGTCCGGATGTGAAG CAACGGAAGCGTGGCGTGAGCTTTGGACCAGAATCTGATGAACCTGAGATTCGAGAAGTGATTCGTGAAGTTGTGGTAAAACCTCCATCTGAAGATAAATCTGTGTGGACCCATGAACCAGAGTTCGACCAACATCTTGTTGTAAGGATATTCAGACCTGTGGAACTTAAAG atgaTGAAGGTTTAGATCTTTCATGTAATGTCAGTTTTGGTGGAATCAACAAAAAGACACCAACACTTGCTTCATCATCAGCTCACCACACGCCTCAAACAATGGAACAAGTTGTACAAGCTGAAGAAGCAGAA GTTGAGCTTAAATCACAAGGAAAACTTGGGGGGAAATCTGGAAGAAGGAAATCAATTGGATTCGCCAAAACACCTTCTAGTCCAGCAG TTCCATCCTCACCAAGCAAGGTTGCCGCAAAGCCAAGCAGTATTTTGAAGAAAGTAAAAGTTGATGATGAACCTTCAGATGCTTTGAATATAAATCGCAGCAAATATCAAGAAGTTATGTTTGATGTTGGAGATAAAACAGATGCC CTGAGGATTTCAGTACACCAAGGTGAACAAGCTAAAATGATTGCCATGGCAACAATAACATGGGATGAAATACAAGAGAAG AAATTTCGAATTAAAATGGATGAAGACAATTCATCCTCAcaacataaagaaaaaacaacaaacaatgaaACTGGCAAGACTGAAAGTGATGAGAGAGATGAACTTACATTTGAAGATAGATTAGCAAATGATGAACTTTCTATGCTTCCTCTACAAGGAATAAAACTAGGGATAG GTGGACACAGCCATGGTGTGTTGGGTCAACTACCTGTACTGTGTTATTGGGTAATGAATGAGAAAATGCGATATTCTGATGTTCAAGTTAATACTGATGGGATAAGGGAATTAGTACAAGATGTgacag GAGTTGACATGAATGAAATCACTAAAGATGAGCTTGTAAAGATGCTGAGTAAGGAATACAATGATGTTTGCACATCAGCCATGTCATTTGTCTCATCATCATCACATAAATCA GGGTTCATTCCAGTTGAGGAAATTGAAGTAATTCGTGAACAACATGATTTAGAACTTAAGAATATTCAAGATGAATATGAGGTTAAGGTTCAACAGCTGCTTGTTGAAGTGGAACGATTACAAACTTCTCAAACACAG ATGTTTGTACAACCTGCTATAGATGGCGAAAGTCGTTATGAAACAAAGGACAAAGTTGATCATAAACATCAAAAACTACCAG gAATCCCAAGACCTCCAAGTCCAGAGGGACGACCACATTCACCCAGCAGTCACTGGAGGGCACCAAAGATACCACAACTTCCTGACTGGGGAGCTAATTTACCCAAAAAT GTCTGGGTAAGAATGCGATTGTTAACAGAGGAAATGATTATTAAACGTCAACAATTAGACGCAAGAATAAGGAGTCGCATCGCATCAAATATAGAAAAGAAGTTAGCCTCTCAATATAA ATTACAAAGATCAGAAAAGAACTTTCACGGTCCACTACAAGATGTTAGTCTACCGGCTTTGTTCATGCCATCAAAGGGAGGAAATGTTTACAACCCACGTGCACATCAATATTTTCATCCAACCGGAACATCGGGTGAACTTCGGTTGACTCAACCACCATCAATATTTCAACTACCACCCTTACCAGAAAAAGCT aaattaTCAGTTGTTAACTTGTTTGAATTAAGCAAGAACTTTCAGCATCCTGCAACTGCTGATTGGTTAACACGTATTGCATCTGCTCCATCCAGAGGTTCTCGTGCCACAACTGCTGGTTCAAGAATCACACCGCACACACCAGCACCTACAGCTAACATACAACCATCTGATGTTTGTTAA
- the LOC100186057 gene encoding retinol dehydrogenase 14 isoform X1, producing the protein MSVSKGWVTSNVTLEGKTALITGANSGIGKETTRELSKRGAKVIMACRDLANAEEVKKSIIEEFPNAKVEVGKLDLGSLKSVREFAKSVNDNENRLDILINNAGVMCCPQGKTEDGFEMHLGINHIGHFLLTNLLLDLIKKSAPSRIICTASSGYKRGVMKWDDLMCDKEYVPFNVYANSKLANCLFARELSRRLEGTGVTCNLIHPGLVLTNLGRHMYGEGRSIGKRILHAITWPIVLLVFKSPQRGAQSTIFCAVAEELKNTSGKYYNSDSEEEQLLDKALNEDDAQKLWKITEKLCGLNTDADTA; encoded by the exons ATGTCGGTGTCTAAGGGTTGGGTGACCAGCAATGTTACCTTGGAGGGCAAAACTGCCCTCATCACTGGTGCTAATTCAGGAATTGGAAAAGAAACAACAAGGGAGCTATCAAAGCGAGGTGCAAAAGTTATTATGGCGTGCAGAGATCTTGCAAATGCTGAAGAAGTCAAAAAATCT ATTATTGAAGAATTTCCAAATGCAAAAGTTGAAGTGGGAAAATTAGATTTGGGATCGTTGAAATCTGTGAGAGAATTTGCAAAAAGTGTAAATGACAATGAAAATAGATtggatattttaattaataatgcAG GAGTTATGTGTTGCCCTCAAGGCAAGACTGAGGATGGGTTTGAAATGCACTTGGGTATCAACCACATTGGACACTTTCTCCTTACAAACCTTTTGTTGGATCTAATAAAA AAAAGTGCACCAAGTCGAATAATTTGTACTGCATCTTCTGGGTACAAACGTGGTGTGATGAAATGGGATGATTTAATGTGTGACAAAGAATATGTGCCGTTTAATGTTTATGCCAACAGCAAGCTAGCAAACTGTTTGTTTGCTCGCGAGTTAAGTCGTCGGCTAGAAG GCACAGGCGTCACCTGTAATTTGATTCATCCTGGTTTAGTTCTTACCAACCTTGGTAGGCATATGTATGGGGAAGGTCGATCAATTGGTAAACGTATCTTACATGCAATAACGTGGCCAATTGTGTTGTTGGTGTTCAAATCTCCACAGCGAGGAGCACAAAGCACAATATTTTGTGCAGTTGCTGAAGAATTGAAAAATACAAGTGGAAAATATTACAA CAGCGACAGTGAGGAAGAACAACTGTTGGATAAAGCTTTAAATGAAGATGATGCACAAAAGTTGTGGAAAATCACAGAAAAACTGTGTGGATTAAATACAGATGCTGATACAgcataa